tcttatacatatatatatattttttttttaaaaaatcactGTAAACGGTTCATGTATTTTCCCGTATATATTATAATACGTTTGAAAAGATAAATTATGAGTAGATGGATTTTTGGTGTGGTTCGAtattgatgaagatgaagaagatgattcgATTAAATCGGTTATAaacaaataaaactaaattaaaacaGAAACTGGGCAATAGCCCAATGGTTAGAGTGTTATGTGtgtgagcgaggggtctcgggttcgaaccccggCAGGGTCGATATATTTCTTTTTGGGctgatttttgaggtagttttcttttgtctttattattattattattatcattattattattattattattgttattgttatttgtaattatcattattgttattattattgtcaaaAGTAGTAGCAATAtcagtattagtagtattaatatcattatagttattattataaatatcataatcattattattagaaaaatcattaattctataattattattattattattatcattattattattattattattattattattatcattttatcaaaatatatgttattattaaaattatcatttaagattattattattatcatttttaacaatactattataacaaataaatattttctacatAAGAGGATATTATTTACATGTAAcaatttgtttaaattttttttttataaaaatagtcatatgtatatatatataaaactataataaatttatacaaattaaatatataatatatatatatatatatatatattaagatataatatataattttgttcgattaccattatgtgtattaataagtatacaaacgatataggttcgtgaatcgaaggccaaccttgcacatgttaaatgatgttatatgtatttttactacaaaatacattaggtgagtatatagtcccttttaaactttaaatatttttgggctgagaatacatgcgctgtttttataaatgatttacgttatggacacaagtgactcaaattacgttctacatgggtttgaatcaaaaatcccctagcttggtaactttaactattggtttatgaactggtaggcgcgaatcctaaagatagatctatcgggttttacacccccacccagatgttgttctagtcactactaaactagaagaacgggtgtttagtacttcgaggttaatggaacgcacttgattcggtgcacatattattataacttaggggtacacactcttgttaaggctagttaccgggtgcccactgcttgaaatgcttttcatacacttgcgagtgtattatgtttataaatatgaaatcttgtggtccatagttataactctgctagcatcaaacctatatatctcaccaactttatgttgactttttaaagcatgttattctcaggtataaattaagtcttccgctgtgcaatagctcatattaaggaccttacttggagtcgatcatcgcgatggaaccaactgttgaagatttcatccgggaggattaggaccggtcctttcattaGACGTGTCCATTTATTTATATAGACATGTTAATTTACTAACACGTCTATATATGGGGGTCTAAATGAGGATAAATGTTAGTAGTGAATCTCGATATGCTTGGTTCGCTGATGCTGAACCGGGTTACTAGACATATAAACAGCACTGACATTGTCACAGTAGACCAGAGTGGTAGAAAATAATGGACAGTGCAACTCACGGAGAAGGTTGAGAATCTAACATGTCTCGGCCACGACGTTTGCGACACCGCGATATTCCGCTTCAGCACTGAAGCGGGATGGAGTCTGTTGTCGCTTGGAGGACCAGGACAAAAGATTATCACCAAGGAATACACAATAGCCTGAGGTGGAGCGGCGAGTAGTCGGGCAACCAGCCCAGTCGGCATCGGAGTATGCAGTCAGAGATGTAGCAGGAGAGGCATGTAGCTGAAGGCCGAGATCAATAGTACCCTGGACATACCGTAATATACGTCGTAGAGCAGCAAGGTGAGGCTCTCGGGGATCATGCATGAAGAGACAAATCTGCTGTACCGCATATGAGATATCAGGGTGAGTAAATGTGAGGTACTGAAGAACTCTGACGAGGCTACGGTATAATGTGGGATCCTTGACACGAGGTCCGGATGCTGTGAGTTTGGTGCAGGTGTCGACAGGTGTTCTGCTGGGATTGCAACCAGCCATGTCTGCACGCTCAAGGATTTCAGTGGCATAATTCTTCTTAGAGAAACATCCCAGAAGTGGTGCGACTGACAGAAATGCCGAGGAAGTAATTCAGTGGGCCAAGATCGGTCATCGAAAATTCCGTGTGAAGCGAGGCAATAATCCGCTGAAGGAAAGCCGGAGTCGATGCAGTCaagacaatatcatcaacatataatagTAAGTATGCGGTGTCAGCACCATGTTTATAGATAAACAGGGAAGGATCACATCTGCTGTGCTGAAAACCAACTCGCTGGGCATAACTGGCGAATCGCTGAAACCAAGCGCGAGGTGCCTGCTTAAGTCCGTAGAGGGACTTATGTAAGAGGCACACATGGTTAGCGCGAGTGGGATCCCGGAAACCAGGCGGCTGATGCATGTAAACAGTCTCGAATAGATTGTCGTGAAGAAAGGCATTCTTGACATCCAGCTGATGGACCGACCAATGTCGAGAAATGGTTAAGCTGAGAATAGTCCTGATAGTGGCCGGTTTGACAACCGGACTGATGGTCTCATCGCAGTCAATACCAACCTGTTGGCTACGTCCGTTAGCAAAGAGGCGAGCCTTATACCTGCTTAAAGTAccatctgcattaaacttgtgcttaatgagccacatggagcgaactatgtccGTGTCCGATGGGCGAGGCACAAGAGTCCAAGTACAGTTTTTAAGTAAAACATTATATTCATCGGTCATAGCATGTTGCCAGTTGGGGTCTTGAAAGGCATGTGAGTATGTTTTAGGTGTGGGAGAAGGGGTGGCTACATGAAGATTGAGCTGTTGGACAGGTTTGGTGGTACCGACACGGTGACGGGTGACCATAGGGTGAGTGGAAGTGGTGGGTTGAGTGGGGGCAGCTGGTTGTGGATCGGGAATAGGGTTTTATGGTAATGGTTATGTGGGAGGTGTAAGAGGGGTAGGTGGAGTGGGAGAAGTGGGAAGGGTGATTTCGGGAGGATTTGTATCTGGAGGGTCGGAGAGGTTTCTTGATAGGAGATTGGGTGGTGGGGGCGTCCAGGAATCCATATGATGGTGGTGTTGAGGGCGTGGTAGAGCTGTATGGAAAGGATGTCTCGTCAAAAGTGACGTGTCGAGAAAGGATGATTTTGTGAGTGGATAGGTCATAACAGCGATACCCGCGGTGATTAGTCGGATAGCCAAGGAATATGCATTGAGTGGAGCGAGGAGCAAGTTTGTGAGTGGTGTGTAAGTGAGGATAGCAGAGACATCCAAAAACTCGGAGGGAGAAGTAGTTAGGTTTGTACTTGTATAGGCGGGTGTGGGGAATTTCGTGGTTGATGGCGGAGGAGGGTAGGAGATTTATGAGGTAAGTGGCCATGTGTAGAGCCTCGACCCAGAAGGTAGGTGGGAGGTTAGCTTGAAAGAGTAAAGTGCGGATGAGATTGTTTATGGTGCGGATCATGCGTTCGGACTTGCCGTTTTGTTGAGAGGTGTGGGGGCAAGAGAAACGTATTTGAATACCGTTGGTTTGAAAAAGTTACTGGAATTGTTTGTTATCAAATTCA
This genomic stretch from Rutidosis leptorrhynchoides isolate AG116_Rl617_1_P2 chromosome 11, CSIRO_AGI_Rlap_v1, whole genome shotgun sequence harbors:
- the LOC139875179 gene encoding uncharacterized mitochondrial protein AtMg00810-like; translation: MAGCNPSRTPVDTCTKLTASGPRVKDPTLYRSLVRVLQYLTFTHPDISYAVQQICLFMHDPREPHLAALRRILRYVQGTIDLGLQLHASPATSLTAYSDADWAGCPTTRRSTSGYCVFLGDNLLSWSSKRQQTPSRFSAEAEYRGVANVVAETC